A genomic window from Dermacentor silvarum isolate Dsil-2018 chromosome 9, BIME_Dsil_1.4, whole genome shotgun sequence includes:
- the LOC119464211 gene encoding cofilin/actin-depolymerizing factor homolog isoform X2, producing the protein MSSGVTVSNEAKTVYEEVKKDKKYRYIIYHIKDERVIDVETTAERSATYTDFLEQLQNYKNECRYCVFDFPASIRAEGASECAMSVDRLVLMTWCPEQAKIKQKMLYSSSYDALKKALVGVYKYVQACDFEEVSQEAIEAAFHSSRK; encoded by the exons ATG TCTTCCGGCGTGACAGTGTCCAATGAAGCCAAGACTGTGTATGAGGAGGTGAAGAAGGATAAGAAGTACCGTTACATTATCTACCACATCAAGGACGAACGGGTCATCGATGTGGAGACCACGGCAGAGCGCTCCGCTACCTACACGGACTTCCTGGAGCAACTGCAAAACTACAAGAACGAGTGCCGCTACTGTGTCTTCGACTTCCCCGCCTCCATCCGCGCCGAGGGGGCCTCCGAATGCGCCATGTCCGTAGACCGCCTTGTCCTCATGACCTG GTGTCCCGAGCAGGCGAAGATCAAGCAGAAAATGCTGTACTCCAGCAGCTACGATGCGCTCAAGAAGGCTCTCGTGGGCGTCTACAAGTACGTCCAGGCGTGCGACTTTGAAGAAGTCAGTCAGGAGGCAATAGAAGCCGCCTTCCACTCTTCGCGCAAGTAG
- the LOC119464211 gene encoding cofilin/actin-depolymerizing factor homolog isoform X1, which produces MLLQSSGVTVSNEAKTVYEEVKKDKKYRYIIYHIKDERVIDVETTAERSATYTDFLEQLQNYKNECRYCVFDFPASIRAEGASECAMSVDRLVLMTWCPEQAKIKQKMLYSSSYDALKKALVGVYKYVQACDFEEVSQEAIEAAFHSSRK; this is translated from the exons atgctcTTGCAGTCTTCCGGCGTGACAGTGTCCAATGAAGCCAAGACTGTGTATGAGGAGGTGAAGAAGGATAAGAAGTACCGTTACATTATCTACCACATCAAGGACGAACGGGTCATCGATGTGGAGACCACGGCAGAGCGCTCCGCTACCTACACGGACTTCCTGGAGCAACTGCAAAACTACAAGAACGAGTGCCGCTACTGTGTCTTCGACTTCCCCGCCTCCATCCGCGCCGAGGGGGCCTCCGAATGCGCCATGTCCGTAGACCGCCTTGTCCTCATGACCTG GTGTCCCGAGCAGGCGAAGATCAAGCAGAAAATGCTGTACTCCAGCAGCTACGATGCGCTCAAGAAGGCTCTCGTGGGCGTCTACAAGTACGTCCAGGCGTGCGACTTTGAAGAAGTCAGTCAGGAGGCAATAGAAGCCGCCTTCCACTCTTCGCGCAAGTAG